One genomic window of Motacilla alba alba isolate MOTALB_02 chromosome 3, Motacilla_alba_V1.0_pri, whole genome shotgun sequence includes the following:
- the ASRGL1 gene encoding isoaspartyl peptidase/L-asparaginase — translation MKPVIVVHGGAGRIFKEREEGCRAGVVRAALRGYALLKQGGSAVDAVEEAVRSMEDDPHFNAGCGSVLNEKGEVEMDAIIMDGKNLDSGAVSAVKCIANPIKLARLVMEKTKHMLLTDHGAHLFAQAMGIPGIPGEKLITERSRERWKKNLEPDSNPEEFHKDLGTVGAVAIDSEGNVACATSTGGLSNKMIGRVGDTACIGSGGYADNHSGATSTTGHGESIMKVVLARLILYHMEQGMSPEVAADTALDYMKTRVGGLGGVIVVNKAGEWAARFSTKQMSWATVKDDNLHYGIYAGERHIKSVDEASAFEREGF, via the exons ATGAAGCCTGTCATCGTGGTGCATGGTGGAGCTGGCCGGATCTTCAAAGAACGAGAAGAGGGATGCCGTGCTGGTGTTGTCAGAGCTGCGCTGCGAGGTTACGCTCTCCTGAAGCAGGGAGGCAGTGCCGTCGATGCAGTTGAGGAGGCAGTACGGTCAATGGAAGATGATCCTCATTTTAATGCAG gTTGTGGATCTGTTCTAAATGAAAAAGGTGAAGTAGAAATGGATGCCATTATCATGGATGGAAAAAATTTAGACTCTGGAGCAGTGTCTGCAGTTAAGTGCATAGCAAACCCAATAAAACTTGCTCGACTTGTTATGGAAAAG ACAAAGCACATGCTGCTGACTGACCATGGTGCACACCTATTTGCTCAGGCCATGGGtattcctggaattccaggggaGAAACTCATAACTGAGAGATCCCGGGAGAGATGGAAGAAGAACCTTGAGCCAGATTCCAACCCTGAAGAGTTTCATAA AGACCTTGGAACAGTCGGTGCTGTTGCTATAGACAGTGAAGGCAATGTAGCTTGTGCAACATCCACGGGAGGACTCTCTAATAAAATGATTGGCCGTGTTGGTGACACAGCATGCATAG GAAGTGGAGGTTATGCTGACAACCATTCTGGTGCCACTTCAACCACAGGACATGGGGAGAGCATTATGAAAGTGGTCTTAGCCCGACTGATTCTCTACCACATGGAGCAAG gaatgTCACCAGAGGTAGCAGCGGACACTGCATTAGACTACATGAAGACACGAgttgggggtttggggggtgtCATTGTTGTCAACAAGGCAGGAGAGTGGGCAGCAAGGTTCTCCACCAAGCAAATGTCCTGGGCTACTGTAAAGGATGACAACCTGCATTATGGCATTTATGCTGGGGAGAGGCATATAAAGTCTGTTGATGAAGCTTCTGCATTTGAAAGGGAGGGATTCTAA